The following proteins come from a genomic window of Sphaerisporangium rubeum:
- a CDS encoding RICIN domain-containing protein, with protein sequence MPSPPRHASRRLRAVLGAAVAVVLTMVGTVVGAVVAVPPAMAATVDTSAYYVLVNRHSGKALDVYNLATTDGAPIVQWARNDGNQQQWQFVDSGGGYYRLRSRLSGKVLDIYERSTAGGADVVQWADNNGANQQFRLADSAGGYVRLINRNSNLALEVYEWSTADGGRISQWSDLDGANQQWQLVKVGGSTTPPQTGCGSGTFHGEVTVSGGAWTARNGGTTRYTGGDMLAAMQAAVNGLTAGRTSKQRVVVRGSGNVPASARLSLPSYTMLDVCGTINVTGSGSGDMAPVYSRGTTDVEVQNLTLTGTPLYGVFMRNVNNLTLGRIDMRLSAGLGIRIDNHGGDRAVKVRNIRIDDVYVSGTGTHGVETYGVDGLTIGTVTARNTHDSGLLLNDTINATVGTVDAQNAGTGTGYAAFRMANRNGRVGNSYPTNIRVGNVIASGGGRGVFCVSESGGAVIDRVTISNTGNNAILVENCYNVTIAGVSGTVTGGGEVRIASRGEFPISSGITFQNLTVTGTGIRQDPCGGANNVIRNVTRVNSSLTWC encoded by the coding sequence ATGCCCTCCCCGCCAAGGCACGCGAGCCGCCGGTTGCGTGCCGTACTCGGCGCCGCCGTGGCCGTCGTCCTCACCATGGTCGGAACGGTCGTCGGAGCGGTCGTCGCGGTGCCGCCGGCCATGGCCGCCACCGTCGACACCTCCGCCTACTACGTGCTGGTGAACCGGCACAGCGGCAAGGCGCTCGACGTGTACAACCTCGCCACCACCGACGGGGCCCCGATCGTCCAGTGGGCCCGCAACGACGGCAACCAGCAGCAGTGGCAGTTCGTCGACTCCGGTGGCGGCTACTACCGGCTGCGGTCGCGTCTCAGCGGCAAGGTCCTCGACATCTACGAGCGCTCCACCGCCGGCGGCGCCGACGTCGTGCAGTGGGCCGACAACAACGGCGCGAACCAGCAGTTCCGCCTCGCGGACTCGGCCGGCGGCTACGTCCGGCTGATCAACCGCAACAGCAACCTGGCCCTGGAGGTCTACGAGTGGTCCACCGCCGACGGCGGCCGGATCTCGCAGTGGAGCGACCTCGACGGCGCCAACCAGCAGTGGCAACTGGTCAAGGTCGGCGGGAGCACCACCCCTCCGCAGACCGGGTGCGGCAGCGGGACGTTCCACGGCGAGGTCACCGTCAGCGGCGGCGCCTGGACCGCGCGCAACGGCGGCACGACCCGCTACACCGGCGGTGACATGCTGGCCGCCATGCAGGCCGCCGTGAACGGCCTGACCGCCGGCCGCACCAGCAAGCAGCGCGTGGTGGTGCGCGGCTCAGGCAACGTGCCGGCGAGCGCACGGCTGTCCCTGCCGAGCTACACCATGCTCGACGTGTGCGGCACCATCAACGTGACCGGCTCGGGCTCCGGCGACATGGCGCCGGTGTACTCCCGCGGCACCACCGACGTCGAGGTGCAGAACCTGACGCTGACCGGCACCCCGCTGTACGGCGTCTTCATGCGCAACGTGAACAACCTCACGCTCGGCCGGATCGACATGCGCCTGTCGGCGGGTCTCGGCATCCGCATCGACAACCACGGCGGCGACCGCGCGGTGAAGGTGCGCAACATCCGCATCGACGACGTCTACGTGTCCGGCACCGGCACCCACGGCGTGGAGACCTACGGCGTGGACGGCCTCACCATCGGCACCGTCACCGCGCGCAACACCCACGACTCGGGCCTGCTGCTCAACGACACGATCAACGCCACCGTCGGCACGGTCGACGCGCAGAACGCCGGCACCGGCACCGGCTACGCCGCGTTCCGCATGGCCAACCGCAACGGCCGCGTGGGGAACAGCTATCCCACCAACATCCGCGTCGGCAACGTCATCGCGAGCGGCGGCGGACGCGGCGTGTTCTGCGTGTCGGAGAGCGGCGGCGCCGTCATCGACCGGGTCACCATCTCCAACACCGGCAACAACGCGATCCTGGTCGAGAACTGCTACAACGTCACCATCGCCGGCGTCTCCGGAACCGTGACCGGCGGCGGCGAGGTCCGCATCGCCTCACGCGGCGAGTTCCCCATCTCCTCCGGCATCACGTTCCAGAACCTCACCGTCACGGGTACCGGCATCCGCCAGGACCCCTGCGGCGGCGCGAACAACGTCATCCGCAACGTGACCCGCGTCAACTCGTCACTGACCTGGTGCTGA
- a CDS encoding helix-turn-helix domain-containing protein, whose amino-acid sequence MSKVETVSPNEPLSPSVDGWYTTEELAQMLKVDPSTLRRWRTGRPIQGPPFVQLSSRVTLYDVRDVRRWLESRRIDPAQVA is encoded by the coding sequence ATGTCGAAAGTCGAGACGGTCTCCCCGAATGAGCCGCTGAGTCCGTCCGTGGATGGCTGGTACACGACGGAGGAATTAGCCCAGATGCTCAAGGTCGATCCTTCGACGCTTCGGCGATGGCGCACGGGTCGGCCGATTCAGGGACCGCCGTTCGTTCAGCTCTCGTCGCGGGTGACGCTCTACGACGTGCGCGACGTACGGCGATGGCTGGAAAGCCGCCGCATCGACCCTGCACAGGTGGCCTGA
- a CDS encoding sporulation protein, giving the protein MFRKLMAAFGAGVEVDTVLRTTHVRPGGLLEGTVRFQGGSSDHRVDAITVDFTAVVEVEQGDNEYRTTYPFMRSQVSGPFDLRAGESRSLPFSVHVPWETPLSSVGGHPLHGMRLGVATELSLAGALDKGDLDPLYVEPLPEQAHLLAALDRMGFRFKRADLEKGTLRGSTLPFFQEIEYYASPDWRRHFNELELTFIAGPHSMDVILEADTRGGFLTSSHDVYNRFRVTYGDHPGTIQQALHTGLTTMAHRRGWF; this is encoded by the coding sequence GTGTTCCGGAAGTTGATGGCCGCGTTCGGTGCCGGCGTAGAGGTCGACACGGTGCTGCGCACCACGCACGTACGCCCCGGCGGGCTCCTGGAGGGCACGGTGCGCTTCCAGGGTGGCTCGTCCGACCACCGGGTCGACGCGATAACCGTGGACTTCACCGCCGTCGTCGAGGTCGAGCAAGGCGACAACGAGTACCGCACCACGTACCCGTTCATGCGTTCCCAGGTCTCCGGCCCCTTCGATCTGAGGGCCGGCGAGTCCCGTTCCCTCCCGTTCTCCGTCCACGTCCCCTGGGAGACCCCCCTCAGCTCCGTCGGCGGCCACCCCCTGCACGGCATGCGCCTCGGCGTCGCCACCGAACTGTCCCTGGCCGGCGCACTCGACAAGGGCGACCTCGACCCGCTGTACGTCGAACCCCTCCCCGAACAGGCCCACCTGCTCGCCGCACTGGACCGCATGGGCTTCCGCTTCAAACGAGCGGACCTGGAGAAAGGCACCCTGCGCGGCTCGACGCTCCCCTTCTTCCAGGAGATCGAGTACTACGCCTCCCCCGACTGGCGCCGCCACTTCAACGAGCTGGAACTGACCTTCATCGCCGGCCCCCACTCGATGGACGTCATCCTCGAAGCCGACACCCGAGGCGGCTTCCTCACCTCAAGCCACGACGTCTACAACCGCTTCCGCGTCACCTACGGCGACCACCCCGGCACCATCCAGCAAGCCCTCCACACCGGCCTGACCACCATGGCCCACCGCCGCGGCTGGTTCTGA
- a CDS encoding replication initiator encodes MSAPVPLAELVGPVIRDLARHSGKDLSRWLEQVARLGGCAEPVRLVGHSVTLDPDTGQVLGEYSTRHEPHGQLMIRCGNRRASRCPACAATYRADTYHLIRAGLLGGKGVPDAVRTHPRVLATLTAPSFGAVHRGPGKDGRPVVCHPRRNGPACFQRHTADEPLLGQPIDPGTYDYTGHVLWNAHAGDLWRRFTIYLRRHLAGLSGLSRSTFNRTVRVSFAKVAEYQARGVVHFHAVIRLDGRDESGATLPPPHWATVALLDGAIRSAVAAVHLDAPDLGQATTVLSWGEQVDVRPIEAGELAGGDELSEQKVAGYVAKYATKAAETSGTLNRRVKAADLPRLRHLGVTAHAERLIRTAWNLGDPLTYPDLVELRLRKWAHMLGFRGHFSTRSRAYSTTLTALRQARAHFRELQLAERQGRTPGSTLVLAHWSYAGQGYTPGESALALGFADSSGTSNHHRKELANVESRDGLPE; translated from the coding sequence TTGAGCGCTCCCGTGCCGCTCGCCGAGCTGGTCGGGCCGGTCATTCGTGACCTGGCCCGCCACTCGGGCAAAGACCTGTCCCGCTGGCTCGAACAGGTCGCGCGTCTGGGCGGCTGCGCCGAACCGGTGCGCCTGGTCGGCCACAGCGTCACGCTCGACCCCGACACCGGTCAGGTGCTCGGCGAGTACTCCACCCGGCACGAACCGCACGGGCAACTCATGATCCGATGCGGCAACCGGCGTGCGTCTCGCTGTCCCGCCTGCGCCGCGACCTACCGGGCCGACACCTACCACCTCATCCGCGCCGGGCTGCTCGGCGGTAAAGGCGTCCCCGATGCCGTGCGCACCCATCCCCGCGTGCTCGCCACGCTGACCGCGCCATCGTTCGGGGCCGTGCATCGCGGTCCCGGCAAGGACGGCCGGCCGGTGGTGTGTCACCCGCGCCGCAACGGACCGGCCTGCTTCCAGCGGCACACCGCCGATGAACCCCTGCTCGGTCAGCCCATCGACCCCGGCACCTACGACTACACCGGGCACGTGCTGTGGAACGCACACGCCGGGGACCTGTGGCGCCGGTTCACCATCTACCTACGCCGTCACCTGGCCGGGCTGTCCGGGCTGAGCCGCTCCACGTTCAACCGGACCGTGCGGGTGTCGTTCGCCAAGGTCGCCGAGTACCAGGCACGCGGCGTGGTCCACTTCCACGCCGTCATACGGCTCGACGGACGCGACGAATCCGGCGCGACCCTGCCCCCGCCTCACTGGGCCACCGTCGCACTCCTGGACGGCGCGATCCGCTCGGCCGTCGCCGCCGTTCACCTCGACGCTCCCGACCTGGGACAGGCCACGACCGTGCTGAGCTGGGGCGAGCAAGTCGACGTCCGGCCCATCGAAGCGGGTGAGCTGGCCGGCGGGGATGAGTTGTCAGAGCAGAAGGTCGCCGGATACGTCGCCAAGTACGCCACCAAGGCCGCCGAGACTTCCGGCACCCTTAACCGGCGCGTCAAAGCCGCCGACCTGCCTCGCCTGCGACACCTCGGCGTCACCGCGCACGCCGAACGCCTGATCCGTACCGCTTGGAACCTCGGGGACCCGCTGACGTACCCCGACCTGGTGGAACTGAGGCTGCGCAAGTGGGCACACATGCTCGGCTTCCGCGGGCACTTCTCGACACGGTCCCGCGCCTACTCCACCACCTTGACCGCCCTGCGACAGGCACGCGCGCACTTCCGGGAACTCCAGCTCGCCGAGCGACAGGGCCGCACACCCGGAAGCACGCTGGTCCTCGCGCACTGGAGCTACGCCGGACAGGGCTACACGCCGGGAGAGTCCGCGCTGGCTCTGGGATTCGCGGATTCGTCGGGAACGTCAAATCACCACAGAAAGGAGCTTGCGAATGTCGAAAGTCGAGACGGTCTCCCCGAATGA
- a CDS encoding DNA cytosine methyltransferase → MAACDVTDRAGRPRLLDLFCCAGGATRGYQQAGFHVTGVDLRPQPNYIGDAFHQGDAVEFVREHGHTFDVIHASPPCQAGCTLTAGTNKGRTYPQLIPAVRDALRHVGRPYVIENVAGAPVRKDLRLCGEMFALSVIRHRFFELGGVHIPQPDHPAHRGRVAGMRHGEWFHGPYLAVYGQGGGKGSIAQWQQAMGITWTDVRKELAEAIPPAYTRHIGHHLIKALAGDAPVQFELPGLATP, encoded by the coding sequence ATGGCCGCCTGCGATGTCACCGACCGTGCGGGCCGGCCTCGGCTTCTGGATCTGTTCTGCTGCGCCGGCGGGGCGACCCGCGGCTACCAGCAGGCCGGTTTCCACGTGACCGGGGTGGACCTGCGGCCACAGCCCAACTACATCGGCGACGCCTTCCACCAGGGCGACGCGGTCGAGTTCGTCCGCGAACACGGGCACACCTTCGACGTTATCCACGCCTCACCGCCGTGTCAGGCCGGATGCACCCTCACCGCCGGCACCAACAAAGGCCGCACCTACCCGCAACTGATCCCCGCCGTCCGCGACGCGCTGCGCCACGTCGGCCGACCGTACGTCATCGAGAACGTCGCCGGTGCCCCGGTTCGCAAAGACCTGCGGCTGTGCGGCGAGATGTTCGCCCTGTCGGTCATCCGGCATCGCTTCTTCGAACTCGGCGGCGTCCACATCCCGCAACCCGACCACCCTGCCCACCGGGGCCGTGTGGCCGGCATGCGGCACGGCGAGTGGTTCCACGGCCCCTACCTGGCCGTCTACGGCCAAGGCGGCGGCAAAGGCAGCATCGCCCAATGGCAGCAGGCCATGGGCATCACCTGGACCGACGTCCGCAAGGAACTCGCCGAAGCGATCCCCCCGGCCTACACCCGCCATATCGGCCACCACCTGATCAAGGCCCTGGCCGGCGACGCACCCGTGCAGTTCGAACTCCCCGGCCTGGCCACGCCATGA
- a CDS encoding family 43 glycosylhydrolase codes for MPQSRTRRRAASLAVAAALTAVLLPAPPAAASPSVQFTNPLVERRADAQIYKHTDGFYYMTATVPEYDRIVLRRATTLQGLSTAPETVIWRRHTSGVMGAHIWAPEIHFIDGKWYVYFAAGATNDVWAIRMYVLEGTGADPLTAAWTERGQIRTAWETFALDASTFVAGGVRYLIWAQSEPGVNNNSNLYIARMSSPWAITGTPVRIATPTYDWERRGYAVNEGPTVIQRNGRIFLTYSASATDANYCLGLLTASASANLLSASSWVKTPSPVFTSNAATGQYGPGHNSFTVSEDGQSDILVYHDRGYRDISGDPLNDPNRRVRLQKLYWNTDGTPNFGIPVPDGVTPVRLKSYNYPDRFVRHWDYRARIEANVTNLADSQFRIVPGLAGNGSVSLESTNFPGYYLRHRNYELWVERNDGTATFRSDASFTRRPGLASSAAVSFESVNFPGRYIRHTGRELYLQPATDTTAQADATFILE; via the coding sequence ATGCCACAGTCCCGTACCCGCAGGCGCGCCGCGTCCCTCGCCGTCGCCGCCGCGCTGACCGCCGTCCTGCTCCCCGCGCCACCCGCCGCGGCCTCCCCGTCGGTCCAGTTCACCAACCCACTGGTGGAGCGGCGCGCCGACGCGCAGATCTACAAGCACACCGACGGCTTCTACTACATGACCGCCACCGTGCCGGAGTACGACCGGATCGTCCTGCGCCGCGCGACCACGCTGCAGGGCCTGTCCACCGCGCCGGAGACCGTCATCTGGCGCCGGCACACCAGCGGCGTCATGGGGGCCCACATCTGGGCTCCGGAGATCCACTTCATCGACGGCAAGTGGTACGTCTACTTCGCCGCCGGCGCCACCAACGACGTCTGGGCCATCCGCATGTACGTGCTGGAAGGCACCGGAGCCGACCCGCTGACCGCCGCCTGGACCGAACGCGGCCAGATCCGCACCGCGTGGGAGACGTTCGCGCTGGACGCGTCGACGTTCGTCGCCGGCGGCGTGCGGTACCTGATCTGGGCCCAGTCCGAGCCCGGCGTCAACAACAACTCCAACCTCTACATCGCCAGGATGAGCAGCCCGTGGGCCATCACGGGCACCCCCGTGCGCATCGCCACCCCCACGTACGACTGGGAGCGGCGCGGCTACGCCGTCAACGAGGGCCCGACGGTCATCCAGCGCAACGGCCGGATCTTCCTGACGTACTCGGCCAGCGCCACCGACGCCAACTACTGCCTCGGCCTGCTCACCGCCTCGGCGTCCGCCAACCTGCTCAGCGCGTCCTCCTGGGTGAAAACCCCGTCCCCGGTGTTCACCAGCAACGCCGCCACCGGCCAGTACGGCCCCGGCCACAACTCCTTCACCGTCTCCGAGGACGGCCAGAGCGACATCCTCGTCTACCACGACCGCGGTTACCGCGACATCTCCGGCGACCCCCTGAACGACCCCAACCGGCGCGTCCGCCTGCAGAAGCTCTACTGGAACACCGACGGCACCCCGAACTTCGGCATCCCCGTCCCGGACGGCGTCACCCCGGTCCGCCTGAAGTCGTACAACTACCCCGACCGTTTCGTACGCCACTGGGACTACCGCGCACGGATCGAGGCGAACGTCACCAACCTCGCCGACTCCCAGTTCCGCATCGTCCCCGGCCTCGCCGGCAACGGCAGCGTGTCCCTGGAGTCCACCAACTTCCCCGGCTACTACCTGCGCCACCGCAACTACGAACTCTGGGTCGAACGCAACGACGGCACCGCGACCTTCCGCTCCGACGCCTCCTTCACCCGCCGCCCCGGCCTGGCCTCCTCGGCCGCCGTGTCCTTCGAGTCCGTCAACTTCCCCGGCCGCTACATCCGCCACACCGGCCGCGAGCTCTACCTGCAACCGGCGACGGACACGACCGCACAGGCGGACGCCACCTTCATCCTGGAATGA
- a CDS encoding tyrosine-type recombinase/integrase: MGSLQQALPLGVTLSSDVEFRAGRPRPYRARVRWIDPVTKRRKSKSESVDTSEAAQAWIKEIEDAARGGVDPISATATLAEFGERVMSLALRGLESKTLDPYMAGWRKRVVPALGHLPIRLITNGAVDRAVHAWIADECGQSTVKNSLAVLVRVMEQAVRDGVIDRNPARVTGWRREYQRAEDELDNPRALALPDWEALTRLAAALVERSADNYSGWGEVVIFAACTAGRIGEVSGVRVGDIDPVSWTWTVRRQTTPSPGGLVDKGTKGKRARTVPLIAEVRELVARRLDVIGSDKSARLFTGPRGGRITTAVLRDATHWDDVVARLGYEHLRRHDLRHTGLTWMADAGVPVHVLRKIAGHGSLTTTQRYLHPDARSIADAGEALSAHLSARRSPNGPRLRAV, encoded by the coding sequence ATGGGAAGCCTTCAGCAAGCCTTGCCGCTTGGCGTCACGTTGTCGTCGGATGTGGAGTTCCGTGCCGGCAGACCTCGCCCGTACCGCGCGCGTGTGCGCTGGATTGATCCGGTGACCAAGCGGCGGAAGTCGAAGTCTGAATCAGTGGACACCTCCGAAGCTGCCCAAGCGTGGATCAAAGAGATAGAGGACGCTGCTCGGGGCGGTGTTGATCCGATCTCGGCTACGGCCACGCTCGCCGAGTTCGGGGAACGGGTGATGTCCCTCGCGCTGCGCGGGTTGGAGAGCAAGACCCTGGATCCGTACATGGCGGGCTGGCGCAAACGCGTGGTCCCGGCCTTGGGGCACCTTCCGATTCGGCTGATCACCAATGGTGCTGTTGATCGGGCGGTGCATGCTTGGATCGCCGATGAGTGCGGTCAGTCCACGGTCAAGAACAGCTTGGCGGTCCTCGTGCGAGTCATGGAGCAGGCGGTCAGGGACGGCGTCATTGATCGCAATCCGGCTCGGGTGACTGGCTGGCGACGTGAGTATCAGCGAGCGGAAGACGAGTTGGACAACCCTCGTGCTCTGGCGTTGCCCGATTGGGAAGCTCTCACTCGGCTCGCGGCGGCGTTGGTTGAGCGGTCGGCGGACAACTACTCGGGATGGGGTGAGGTGGTCATCTTCGCCGCTTGCACCGCCGGACGCATTGGGGAGGTCTCGGGAGTGCGGGTCGGGGATATCGACCCTGTTTCGTGGACGTGGACGGTGCGCCGGCAGACCACGCCGAGTCCCGGCGGGCTGGTCGATAAGGGCACCAAAGGCAAGCGGGCTCGAACCGTCCCGCTCATCGCGGAAGTTCGGGAGCTGGTGGCGCGTCGCCTCGACGTGATCGGCTCGGACAAGTCGGCGCGGCTGTTCACCGGTCCTCGCGGTGGACGGATCACGACCGCGGTGCTTCGGGATGCGACCCATTGGGATGACGTGGTGGCGAGGCTCGGCTATGAGCATCTTCGGCGTCATGACCTCCGGCACACCGGGCTTACCTGGATGGCGGATGCCGGGGTTCCGGTCCATGTCCTCAGGAAAATCGCTGGTCACGGGTCGTTGACCACGACGCAGCGTTACTTGCACCCCGATGCGCGGTCGATCGCTGACGCCGGCGAAGCGTTGAGCGCTCACCTGTCGGCTCGCCGGTCCCCAAATGGTCCCCGGCTGCGGGCCGTGTAG
- a CDS encoding AAA family ATPase yields the protein MTTDQAAPGPPPLQLTARELRYPAGSLVLLAGLPGAGKSTLLQRLYGMSGEETVPLAAGDVRVVDSRQARNWWNRYLGPVPPRVRTPLVHATHVVRIARAVMNGHTVVAHTRGTWPHILHGFAWLTRRRGAATHVILLDVPPRTARAGQYSRGRVVTELTFARHCRRWQALMTDAGDGALHPAASVTTLDRAAADRLRVIRFDAAS from the coding sequence ATGACGACAGACCAGGCGGCCCCCGGGCCGCCTCCCTTACAGCTCACGGCACGGGAGCTGCGCTACCCCGCCGGGTCGCTGGTGCTCCTCGCCGGGCTGCCAGGCGCCGGAAAGAGCACCCTCCTGCAGCGCCTGTACGGCATGAGCGGCGAGGAGACCGTACCGCTGGCGGCCGGCGACGTGCGCGTGGTCGACTCGCGGCAGGCACGTAACTGGTGGAACCGCTACCTCGGCCCGGTCCCCCCGAGGGTCCGCACCCCTCTCGTGCACGCCACCCACGTGGTCCGCATCGCGCGCGCCGTCATGAACGGCCACACCGTCGTGGCGCACACCCGAGGCACCTGGCCGCACATCCTGCACGGCTTCGCCTGGCTGACCCGCCGCCGCGGCGCCGCCACCCACGTGATCCTCCTGGACGTCCCTCCGCGCACCGCCAGGGCCGGCCAGTACTCCCGTGGCCGCGTCGTCACCGAACTCACGTTCGCCAGGCACTGCCGCCGCTGGCAGGCCCTGATGACCGACGCCGGAGACGGCGCGCTCCACCCGGCCGCGAGCGTCACGACCCTGGACCGCGCCGCCGCCGACCGCCTGCGCGTGATCCGCTTCGACGCCGCCTCCTGA